A window of the Cicer arietinum cultivar CDC Frontier isolate Library 1 chromosome 6, Cicar.CDCFrontier_v2.0, whole genome shotgun sequence genome harbors these coding sequences:
- the LOC101515360 gene encoding uncharacterized protein, whose protein sequence is MDEQKSSEVTHELRWLSRGPSEVVRRYTGYAINGFRFHTKKRERFLKTQNSGVVVKTKTSTDEINYYGAITDILLLDYSGKYKFVLFKCDWVDINKGIKKDKFGMTLVNFKFLKHTGKNICDDPFVFASQAKKVFYIYDERNKDWLVVLNAKVRDIYDMGDEESNEIEEIHGQLMGDTSEATQNVNDLVRLQVEDDNDFFEVVDVDNMDDDEDNEDDEEDE, encoded by the coding sequence ATGGATGAACAAAAGAGCTCAGAAGTTACTCATGAACTTAGATGGTTATCCCGTGGACCATCTGAGGTAGTAAGAAGATACACAGGTTATGCGATTAATGGTTTTAGATTCCACacaaagaagagagagagatttttgaaaacacaaaatAGTGGAGTTGTTGTAAAGACAAAGACCTCAACAGATGAAATTAATTACTATGGGGCAATAACTGATATACTGCTGTTGGATTATTCTGGAAAgtacaagtttgtgttatttaaatgTGATTGGGTTGATATTAATAAAGGTATCAAGAAAGATAAGTTTGGTATGACGCttgtcaatttcaaatttttaaaacatactgGGAAAAATATTTGTGATGACCCATTTGTGTTTGCATCACAAGCTAAAAAggtgttttatatatatgatgagAGAAACAAGGATTGGCTTGTTGTTCTCAATGCAAAAGTTAGAGATATCTATGATATGGGTGATGAGGAATctaatgaaattgaagaaattcaTGGGCAACTAATGGGCGATACAAGTGAAGCTactcaaaatgttaatgatttggTTAGGCTTCAAGTTGAAGAcgataatgatttttttgaagttgttgatgttgataatatggatgatgatgaagataatgaagatgatgaggAAGACGAATGA